ACCAATCGCTGAAGCTGACGGCGGGCAAGCCCGCCGCAGCTTAGCTCGGTCGTTAGACCTTTTGAGAGGAATTACAAAAGGTGCCTATTATAAGTCGATTTTTTGGAATCATAATTTATATGTATTGGCGTGAACATGTACCTGCACATTTTCATGCAAAATATGGAGATGAAGAGGTGGTTGTTGAAATTGAAACAGGAAGGGTTACAGGCTATATGTCTAAACGTGCTTTATCTATGGTGCAGGAATGGCGAGAATTACATAAAGAAAAGTTACTAAACGATTGGCACTTAGCTGAACAGAATAAGCCATTGAAGAGAATAGAGCCTTTGGAGTAGGGGGCAGAAATGATACTTCATGTTAAAGAGGCAAAATATTTGCATGATTATGTAATTTGGCTTCGGTTTAATGATGGTGCCATAGGAGAAGTTGATCTGAAGGACGAACTCTATGGCGAGGTATTTGAACCTCTGAAAGACATAGAAAGGTTTAAATCCCTCAAGGTTGACCCAGACATAGAGACAATTGTATGGGATAATGGGGCAGATATGGCGCCAGAATTTTTATACGACAAGATGAAAGTCTTGGCCTAACAGATCGCTGAAGCTGACCGCCGGGCAAGCCCGCCGCAGCTTAGCTTAATCGTTAGACAGTACAATAATATCACAACACAAATGGAATCGTTATGGAGGTTATGGAAAAAGTAATGCCTGAAATCAGTCGGTTTTATGGTATCATTATTGCGATGTACTTTGACGAGCATGGTCCACCTCATTTTCATGTACGTTACGCGGGATCGAAAGCGGCGGTAAGAATACAGGATTTAACAATTTCCGAAGGTAGCCTACCACCAAGAGTGTTGGGCTTAGTGGTCGAATGGGCTGCAAAACACCAGAAAGAACTTATGTACAATTGGGAATTAGTACAAAGTGATCAGCAGCCGAGTAAGATTCAGCCATTAGATTAAGGAGGGATGACAATGAGTTTTGATGTGATCTCAGCAGAATATGTTGGAGAATATAAGATTAAGTTAACATTTGAGAATGGAAAATCGGGAGTAGTTGATTTTCTCCCGTATACACGGAAGGGTGGAGTCTTTGCAAGATTCAAGGATCTCAAGTACTTTAAGCAATTTGAGGTCAATCGGGATTTAGGAACAATCAGCTGGAGGAGCGAAGTAGACATAGCACCTGAAACTCTTTATTCGAAAGCAATTGGTGAGCCACTACCTCAATGGATGGAAGAGAAGGTGATGCTAAAGTAGACTGTCTAACCCATCACTGAAGCTGACGGCGGGCAAGTCCGCCGCAGCTTAGCTCAATCGTTAGGCAGAAAATATATAAATACCCAAAGGAGGAACTAAAAATGGCAAGAATTGTTCAAAAAATACAAATAAATGGAAGAGAGCTTAATGCCTTGTTTGATACAGGTTCACTTAGATCATATATTTGCAAAGAATTTGAGCCACCAAATACACGGAAAGTTCCTTCCATTCATGTAAGTATTGGTGGAAGAACACTTAACCTTGATAGGCGTTGTGATGTAAGTGCAATGATCAATGGACTTGAATTTGATTTTAGTGCATATATAGTAGATGAACTTGGTGAAATAGAAGAAGGTTGTATTGATGCTTTGATTGGTGCCCTCTGTATGGAAGAATGGTGGATAAAACTTGATCCAAAGAGTAGAACACTTGATCTCTCTAATCTAAGACGCCGTGAATTTACAGAATATTGATTTTGAGTAGCCATTATAGAAATGGTCAGATATGGGATAAACTAAGCAAGAAAAATGAGGGGAATTTTTGTCTAACAAATCGCTGCACCTGACTGCGAGGGGCTGTGGCGTGATTGAGATAGTTTTGTAATTTCCCAAAGTTTTATCTTGCTTATGAAAGTGTAGTGGTAATTCCCCCTCGCAGCAGGTGAGCTCAATCGTTATACGAAAGGCTCAAGATTGGTTTAAGAAGGTCAATTATGGAAGATAGAGCTATATATAGTACCAAAGAAGCTGCTGACTATCTGGGGGTAAGTCCATCTACTATCTATCGTATAGAAAAACGAGGCTTGCTTTCTCCTGTAAGAACCCCAGGAGGACAAAGACGCTTCAGCCAAAAAGACCTTGAAGAGTTCCCCAGAAAAAGTCAAGACATTGAGACCCCATTAGTAAGAGAAAAGCTCGTTCCCTATCAGGTTACCCCCAAGATTGAACCTTATTTTCATGAAGATTCTATTTGGATTTATAATGATGATTTTTTGACAACAAACTGTGTTAGCAAAGGGACAATTGATTTGATTGTTACTTCTCCTCCCTATAATGTAGATATTAAGTACAATTCTTGTGATGACAAAATCTCCTACAAAGATTATTTATCTTTCACAAGGGAGTGGTTGACAAAATGCTATAGATTGGTAAAAGATGATGGGAGGTTTTGTCTAAATATTCCTCTTGATAAAAACAAAGGCGGTCAGCAAAGCGTATGTGCTGACATCACAACAATTGCAAAGCAAGTAGGGTGGAAATACCATTCAACAATTATTTGGAATGAGCAAAATATTTCAAGACGGACTGCATGGGGTTCGTGGCTTTCTGCTTCAGCTCCTTATGTTATTGCTCCTGTTGAAGTTATTGTTATTCTTTACAAAGACCGGTGGAAGAAGATTAGTGGTAGTAAAAAATCAGATATTAGTAGAAAAGAGTTTATGGATTGGACGAATGGGATGTGGAATTTTATGGGTGAGAGTAAAAAGAGAGTTGGGCATCCAGCCCCATTTCCAGTAGAGCTTCCAAGAAGATGTATAAAATTATTCACTTTTGTGGGTGATACTATACTCGATCCATTCTTAGGTAGTGGCTCTACCTTAATTGCTGCATACCTTACAAACAGAAAAGGAATTGGGGTTGAGATTGATAAAAATTACTGTGGGATTGCAAAACAGAGGTTGGTAAGCGAAGCAAAGATAAACCAGCTTAAATTGGAGCTAACAACATAGGCAAGATGATGGCTAAATTGAAAAAGACCATTGCTGATTTGATAATGGAATACTTTAGAAATCATCCTAAAGAAGACCTACAACATGGCCCAGTTGTTGATTGGGTCGAGGAACAGTATCTCAAACTATATGGTAAGAAACCTCGAGATACTTGGCGTGGTATAAGAAGATTGCATCAGGAAGGTTTTCTGATAAAGGTAAGAAAGGGAGTTTATAAATATGACCCTGACCTCATTCAAAATAAGGAGTTATACGAATTCCCTGAAAATGTCAAAGAAGCAATCTTTAAGAGAGATGGATATATAGTTAATTCCATAACGCTTTACAAAATGTATGTGTTTAGATAATCTTAAGGAAAACTTTATAAAATTATGAATTTTGAATGTTGAATTTTGAATTAAAAGGGAAAAAATTTTATAAAACTTAAACCTTCAATTCAAAATTCAAAATTTAGAATTCAAAATTTCTTAAAAGGTGGATGAATTTTTAAACAGATAAACACAACCCTATCTATTTTTGCACTAAGTAATGGAAGATACTATAAGTTCCCTGTGGACCCTGTGGCCCGATTGGTCCTGGGTTAAGGGCATAGGTGGCTGTGCTGGCATAGGTTGCTGTCTGTGCATACAAGGAAGCAAAGCCAAAGACAACAGAATTTACCCTTTGCCTTGGGCTAAGTGCACTACCTTTGATTACTATTTCAAGCCAGAGGTCTTGGTTAATCAAGCTTGTAATGGGAAGTGGCCCCAGACGGGTAGAGAATATACCTTGGGTGCAGAAAACATCTCTATCCCCAGTCCAAAGGACACTACCCCCAGTCTCCTGGGGATAGAGCTTAAAGGTAATGCTCTTTGTCCCCTCTACCAATAGACCATTTTCCTGAAGAAGGCCCTGGTAGCTGATATACCCAGGAACCCTGATTTCTCCTTTCCCCTCTTTTCCTGATAGGAAAAGACCCAAAATGGCTAATGCCATTATGAACATTTTTCTGTTCTTCATCTTTTGTTCCTCCCTGTTGCTTTTGCAACATTTTAAATTTGTAACTATTCAGCCACTGATTGACACGGACTTTACCTTTTTAATAAACAAAGGATACAATTCCTCTGCCTCTTTAATAAAATCCTTAATTTGCATCCACTTAATGTCTAAATATTGATGAACCACGATATTTCTTAATCCGGCAAAATGAGAAAACCTCTTGGCAAATTCCTCTCCAAAATAAAAAAGTCCAAATTGTTCCAATACCTCTCTATATGTATGAGGAAGATCTTTTTTTTCTGAAGCCAATATAATCTTTGCAATATCCAAAGAGCCCATCACTATATTTTCTACCCAGCGTTCTACATCCCTCCTTTTTGAACGATCGTTGCTATATTCTTCCCAGGTTAATCCCTTAAATTTCTCAATATCCCCAAATTCATTCTCCAAAAAAACCAATGTTTCAATAAGGATTGCCTTATTTTCTGAGGTTAGAGAGGTAGATGCCTCCCTTATCTTAAAGAAATCAAAGACAAAATTCCAGTAATCAATCGCCTCATAGCTTGTTTTGCACAAAAGCCTCCAGTAAAGTTTTCTGTTGCTAATCTTCAAAGGAAGCCCTGAACTTAAAACAGAGAATACCAAAGATGGACGAGCTCTATTTAAAACCAAAAGGTCAACCTCATCTGTCTTTAAAATATCAACCAGTTCACCCCAGGTGCTTTTTTCATCGGGATAATTTTCTTGGGTTTCTATCTCCATATACTCAAAGGGCTTAAAGTAAACAGCCACATCCCAATCAGAGATATTAGAAGGCCTTCCTTTTGCCCGAGAACCGAATAAAAAGGCAAAAACTATATCATTCCTTTCTTTAAAATACCCTTTTAATTCTTTAATCTTTTCCATTCTAAAACCTTATCCCCATTGACAACCTATGGGAAGAATCAAGGTCTTTTATAGGCACATAGGCATAGTCAAGGTTTATTTTGTTATAAATTATTCCAAAGCCAAGGCTTAAGCCCTGGTTTTCATAATTATTCTTATAACCCAATCTTAAAGCAAGGGATGAAAATGGGTAGTATTCAGCACCTAGTGAAAGGCTCATGTTGTTTTTTCGGGTCTTACTAACTGAATACATCAGCTCTAACGGAAGGTTGAATACTAACATTAAGTCTAAACCTCCACCTATTTGAACAGTAAAGGGAAGGCTGTTTTTATCCTTTTCATATTCTAGCCATTCTCCTATATTTCTGATACTTGCTCCTAGTGAGCATTTTTCTGATAGATTTTGATAGAGGATGCCGATGTCAAAGGCATAGGTAGAGGCTTTATGCTTTTCAGCCAGGGTGGATTTAATAATTTTAAAGCTTGCTCCTATATTAAGATTGTGGTAGATCATTTTTCCCAAGCCAAGGCTTAAGTATGTATCGTTTTGGGAGTTAATAGATTTTTCCGTTCCCTCAAACTCATAGATTATAGCCTTGCCACCATTTAATATCCCAAGGCTTGCACCTAACCCTTTATCCTTTATTCTTTGGCCATAGCTTATATTGCTGTAATATGTATCCAATAGACCATCCTCATAAAAGGCAGAGAGGGATTTTCCCTCAATATTAGCTAATGCTGCTGGATTAAAGTATAAAGCCTCAGCTGGAGACTTTGGATTGGCAACCAATGCTTCTCCTAAGGCACTTGACCTTGCAGTGGGTGGGAATTCTAAGCCAATACCAGAGCAGGAGGCAGTAGAGCACCAGAGCACAAGGCAGTAGAGCACCAACTCACCAAAGTGGCAGGTTTCAACCTTCATCTTTCCGTCCCAACCCTCATATCTAAAGGCATTTGAACATCTACCCTAGCTATATCTTTGAGAGAAAAACGACTACTTGCTTCAAGTATCTCAATCCCTAAAAGGGCATTATTTTCTCCAATATCTAATATGATGCCCCCATCTATCTCTTTATTTGCCATAAATTTACCCTTTTGAAATTTGATATATATCGCATCAGCCCTTGTATCATAAGTAATTTGCATAATTTTCCTCCCACATTACTGAAATAACTACATAGGTAGCATCGGAAATAAACAACCTTGATTGTCCCATTGCTAAAAGTTTTATATGCCAATGTTTTATTATTATACCCCTTTCCTATTCTATCGGGAAATCTTAATGCACTTATAACCATTGTTCTAGTAATACCTCTGGTTGCCATTCTATATTTTGCATGCTCTGTAAATACGACCTCCATCTTTTGTTCATCATCTTACCAAGATTATCTTCTTTGCCTCCATAAGGCTTCCTGCCTTAATCTGGATGATATAGACCCCAGAATCTGCAAGCTCTCCATCATCATCCTTTCCATCCCATTCTGTCCAGTATTTGCCGCTTGATTTGTTTTCTGATACAAGGTTCTTTATTAGCCTTCCCTTTAAATCATAGAGCTTTATGCTAACCTCACAAGATGAAAAAATCTCATAGTAGATAGAGACCCTTTCCCCTTTGTTTGGATAGAATAGGTTATGATAGGGGATGAACTTATGTTTTGATGGGGGTGTTTTGATGGTTGTGGTTCCTGATGCGATAATGCTGGTTCCTGCATAAGCCTCAAGGAGATATGTATACTCAGTATTTGCTTTAAGATTATCTGTATCTTCATAGAAGATAGTGTTCGCAGAAAGATTTACTAAGAAAAAACCATTTCTATAAAGGGTATAGGATGTCTCTGTGGCAATATCATCCCAGGTAAGCCTTAGACAAACAGGGGATATGGCTTGTGCTTGTAAGGTTAAGGTTGCTTGTTGAATTGAAGAAAGGGCTGGGGAAACACCAGCCATTGCGGTATATGTGCTATTAGAGGACCTTCCTTCAATAGGAAAGCTTATCCCAGAAAGGTTATATATATTGTTTGCTAAATCGCCCTCTATTATGATAAACACATCCCAGTTTAGGCTATATTGGCCGAAGGATGTGCCTCCTAAGAGGAAAAAGAAAAAAATAAGCTTCTTTAACATTAAAAAATATTATAATACAAGAGAAAGAGAGATTGGAAGAAAATTTTTGCCTTCACACCTTTACAAAAGAAAAAACAAAATAAGCTTTTTTGATTATAACAAAAAAGGGATTGCCTAAACTGTTTATTATTTGATACTTAATATTAAAGCCCCTGCCTTATGTAAGGTTTCGTAATACTCAAGCTCGGGATCTGAATCTGAAACTATGCCTCCACCTGCCTGGATATATGCCTTGCCATCTTTAATAATGATTGTTCTTATAATAATATTTAAGTCCATTTTGCCAGCAAAATCAATGTAGCCAATTGAGCCTGTATAAATCCCTCTTGCTGTATTTTCAAGCTCCTCAATTATCTCCATACACCTCTTCTTTGGAACGCCTGTAATTGTTCCCCCAGGAAATCCTGCGATGATGCAATCAATGAAATCCTTATCCTCCCTTAAAACTCCCTTAATATTTGATACAATATGCATAACATGGGAATACCTTTCAATTGTCATAAGCTCATCCGGTATTACTGTTCCATATTTACAAACCTTTCCAATATCATTCCTTTCAAGGTCAAGGAGCATAATATGCTCAGCCCTCTCTTTTTCGCTCAAGATAAGCTCTCTTTCAAGCTCTTTATCTATCTTCCCTTTTCCACGGGGCCTTGTTCCCGCAATGGGTCTTGTTTCAATAATCCCATCAGATACCCTGATAAGCCTCTCGGGTGATGAGCTTACAATATAGCTATCCCCAAGGTTTAAGAATGCAGAGAATGGCGATGGATTAATAGAAGAAAGCCTTTTATAGACAAACCAAGGATCCATATCAAGCTTACAACAAAACCTCTGCGATAGATTAGCCTGATATATATCACCAGCCTTTATATATTCCTTTGCTTTTTTTACCATCTCAATGTATTTCTTTTTTGTAAAATTTGATATAAGCCTTCCCCTTTTTATCTCCTTTGAAAATGGTAGCTCTTTTTTTATAATTTCCTTTTTTATTTCATTTTCATTTAAAGAAAGAATTTCCATTGTTTTTAGCTTATGGTCAAAAACAATAAGGCTCTTTGGAAAGATAAGGTATAGGTCTGGCATTCCAATATCGTCTACATTTTTCTTTGGCAAATCCTCAATAAACCAGGCAAGGGAATAACTAAAATACCCAAAACCTCCCTTAAATTCTTTATGTTTTTTTGCCCTTTTTAATACATCCCTTAAGATAAAAAACGGATTTCCTTTATAAACCTTTTCATTTACAAATACCTTATCTCCCTTTGCTTTTATTGTAATAAAGGGGTCAAATCCGATAAATGAATACCTTGCAACCTTAAAAGGTCCATTCATACTCTCAAGGAGAAATGAATCCTTTTTATTTCTAAAATGGGAATAAAAGGCTTGTGGGTTTATCAATTTTTTCTACCATTCTTCATTAAAGGATCAACAATTTTTGCTTTAAGAAAACCATATTTACGAAGAAGGCAGCTTTCGCATATTCCACAAGGT
Above is a genomic segment from bacterium containing:
- a CDS encoding 7-cyano-7-deazaguanine synthase, with the protein product PGGKKPCGICESCLLRKYGFLKAKIVDPLMKNGRKN
- a CDS encoding anthranilate synthase component I family protein gives rise to the protein MINPQAFYSHFRNKKDSFLLESMNGPFKVARYSFIGFDPFITIKAKGDKVFVNEKVYKGNPFFILRDVLKRAKKHKEFKGGFGYFSYSLAWFIEDLPKKNVDDIGMPDLYLIFPKSLIVFDHKLKTMEILSLNENEIKKEIIKKELPFSKEIKRGRLISNFTKKKYIEMVKKAKEYIKAGDIYQANLSQRFCCKLDMDPWFVYKRLSSINPSPFSAFLNLGDSYIVSSSPERLIRVSDGIIETRPIAGTRPRGKGKIDKELERELILSEKERAEHIMLLDLERNDIGKVCKYGTVIPDELMTIERYSHVMHIVSNIKGVLREDKDFIDCIIAGFPGGTITGVPKKRCMEIIEELENTARGIYTGSIGYIDFAGKMDLNIIIRTIIIKDGKAYIQAGGGIVSDSDPELEYYETLHKAGALILSIK
- a CDS encoding PorV/PorQ family protein; the encoded protein is MKVETCHFGELVLYCLVLWCSTASCSGIGLEFPPTARSSALGEALVANPKSPAEALYFNPAALANIEGKSLSAFYEDGLLDTYYSNISYGQRIKDKGLGASLGILNGGKAIIYEFEGTEKSINSQNDTYLSLGLGKMIYHNLNIGASFKIIKSTLAEKHKASTYAFDIGILYQNLSEKCSLGASIRNIGEWLEYEKDKNSLPFTVQIGGGLDLMLVFNLPLELMYSVSKTRKNNMSLSLGAEYYPFSSLALRLGYKNNYENQGLSLGFGIIYNKINLDYAYVPIKDLDSSHRLSMGIRF
- a CDS encoding site-specific DNA-methyltransferase, whose product is MWIYNDDFLTTNCVSKGTIDLIVTSPPYNVDIKYNSCDDKISYKDYLSFTREWLTKCYRLVKDDGRFCLNIPLDKNKGGQQSVCADITTIAKQVGWKYHSTIIWNEQNISRRTAWGSWLSASAPYVIAPVEVIVILYKDRWKKISGSKKSDISRKEFMDWTNGMWNFMGESKKRVGHPAPFPVELPRRCIKLFTFVGDTILDPFLGSGSTLIAAYLTNRKGIGVEIDKNYCGIAKQRLVSEAKINQLKLELTT
- a CDS encoding DUF2442 domain-containing protein, which produces MILHVKEAKYLHDYVIWLRFNDGAIGEVDLKDELYGEVFEPLKDIERFKSLKVDPDIETIVWDNGADMAPEFLYDKMKVLA
- a CDS encoding DUF4160 domain-containing protein, translating into MEKVMPEISRFYGIIIAMYFDEHGPPHFHVRYAGSKAAVRIQDLTISEGSLPPRVLGLVVEWAAKHQKELMYNWELVQSDQQPSKIQPLD
- a CDS encoding DUF4160 domain-containing protein, whose translation is MPIISRFFGIIIYMYWREHVPAHFHAKYGDEEVVVEIETGRVTGYMSKRALSMVQEWRELHKEKLLNDWHLAEQNKPLKRIEPLE
- a CDS encoding DUF2283 domain-containing protein; the encoded protein is MQITYDTRADAIYIKFQKGKFMANKEIDGGIILDIGENNALLGIEILEASSRFSLKDIARVDVQMPLDMRVGTER
- a CDS encoding HepT-like ribonuclease domain-containing protein; the protein is MEKIKELKGYFKERNDIVFAFLFGSRAKGRPSNISDWDVAVYFKPFEYMEIETQENYPDEKSTWGELVDILKTDEVDLLVLNRARPSLVFSVLSSGLPLKISNRKLYWRLLCKTSYEAIDYWNFVFDFFKIREASTSLTSENKAILIETLVFLENEFGDIEKFKGLTWEEYSNDRSKRRDVERWVENIVMGSLDIAKIILASEKKDLPHTYREVLEQFGLFYFGEEFAKRFSHFAGLRNIVVHQYLDIKWMQIKDFIKEAEELYPLFIKKVKSVSISG
- a CDS encoding DUF2442 domain-containing protein; translation: MSFDVISAEYVGEYKIKLTFENGKSGVVDFLPYTRKGGVFARFKDLKYFKQFEVNRDLGTISWRSEVDIAPETLYSKAIGEPLPQWMEEKVMLK
- a CDS encoding FlgD immunoglobulin-like domain containing protein, coding for MLKKLIFFFFLLGGTSFGQYSLNWDVFIIIEGDLANNIYNLSGISFPIEGRSSNSTYTAMAGVSPALSSIQQATLTLQAQAISPVCLRLTWDDIATETSYTLYRNGFFLVNLSANTIFYEDTDNLKANTEYTYLLEAYAGTSIIASGTTTIKTPPSKHKFIPYHNLFYPNKGERVSIYYEIFSSCEVSIKLYDLKGRLIKNLVSENKSSGKYWTEWDGKDDDGELADSGVYIIQIKAGSLMEAKKIILVR
- a CDS encoding DUF4258 domain-containing protein, with translation MEVVFTEHAKYRMATRGITRTMVISALRFPDRIGKGYNNKTLAYKTFSNGTIKVVYFRCYLCSYFSNVGGKLCKLLMIQGLMRYISNFKRVNLWQIKR